A single region of the Chiloscyllium plagiosum isolate BGI_BamShark_2017 unplaced genomic scaffold, ASM401019v2 scaf_38942, whole genome shotgun sequence genome encodes:
- the LOC122546083 gene encoding sialic acid-binding Ig-like lectin 15, whose protein sequence is MTIADGVRAEEGGSAVLPSSFTHPDTHLTLTGSILWYKRESWSLIFKCTYPGPDHSQGELCENVRQRDDGNRFRFVGNLSNKDASIMMEGLSQEDAGSYWCRVELNIDNFGSGEGTHLEVKGPEGSGCNAQ, encoded by the coding sequence ATGACAATCGCGGATGGAGTGAGGGCTGAGGAAGGAGGCTCCGCTGTCTTACCCAGCAGCTTCACCCACCCTGACACTCACCTCACACTCACCGGCTCCATCTTATGGTACAAGAGGGAATCATGGTCTTTAATCTTTAAATGCACATATCCTGGTCCAGACCATTCCCAGGGTGAGCTGTGTGAGAATGTGAGACAGCGGGACGATGGGAATCGATTCAGATTCGTGGGGAACCTCAGCAACAAAGATGCCTCAATAATGATGGAGGGACTGAGCCAGGAGGATGCTGGTTCCTATTGGTGTCGTGTGGAGCTCAATATCGACAACTTTGGATCTGGAGAAGGAACACACCTGGAAGTGAAAG